A single window of Ancylomarina subtilis DNA harbors:
- a CDS encoding uracil-DNA glycosylase — translation MNKNINESWKKYLEAEFEKPYFKQLERFVDNEYQEHEIYPPQELIFRAFNSCSFNQIKVVILGQDPYHGPKQANGLAFSVNDEMKFPPSLRNIYKEMNQDLNIPISSKGNLEDWAKQGVLLINATLTVRANEAGSHQKKGWEEFTDAAIKALSEQREQLVFILWGSYAQKKGAQIDSTKHHIIKSAHPSPLSAHRGFFGSKPFSQTNRYLREQGLEPINWELKHESAQKSLNF, via the coding sequence ATGAATAAAAATATAAACGAAAGCTGGAAAAAATATCTGGAAGCTGAATTTGAAAAACCCTATTTCAAACAGCTGGAACGTTTTGTTGATAATGAATATCAAGAACACGAAATCTACCCGCCCCAGGAACTTATATTCAGAGCATTTAACTCCTGTTCGTTCAATCAGATCAAAGTTGTTATTCTAGGACAAGACCCTTACCACGGACCTAAGCAGGCTAACGGTTTGGCTTTTTCGGTGAATGATGAAATGAAATTCCCACCCAGCTTACGAAACATCTATAAGGAGATGAATCAGGACCTGAATATTCCCATATCGAGCAAAGGGAATCTGGAAGACTGGGCCAAACAAGGTGTTCTCCTAATTAATGCAACGCTAACTGTTAGAGCTAATGAGGCGGGATCGCATCAGAAAAAAGGTTGGGAAGAATTCACCGATGCTGCCATCAAAGCTTTATCTGAACAAAGAGAACAGCTGGTTTTTATTTTATGGGGCTCATATGCACAGAAAAAAGGAGCTCAAATTGATTCTACTAAGCATCACATCATCAAATCGGCACATCCTTCACCCCTATCGGCTCATCGTGGTTTTTTTGGTAGTAAGCCATTCAGTCAAACCAATAGATATTTAAGGGAGCAAGGTCTGGAACCCATCAATTGGGAGTTGAAACATGAAAGTGCTCAAAAAAGCTTAAACTTTTAA
- a CDS encoding DUF4783 domain-containing protein encodes MRFLKYILIIAIQVLSISAFAQQEQDLPKGLVASFQQGNSISLAGFFSDRIELKIQDKEAIYSRSQAKQIMAKFFEKYKPKSLKKKHIGGKADSPYFIGTLMTDNGNFRTTFLLKGDGNKALIHRLSIEQE; translated from the coding sequence ATGAGATTTTTAAAATACATACTTATCATCGCCATACAGGTTCTGAGTATTTCTGCTTTTGCACAACAAGAACAAGATTTACCCAAAGGGCTGGTGGCATCATTTCAACAAGGGAATAGCATTAGTTTGGCTGGTTTCTTTAGTGATAGAATCGAGTTGAAGATTCAGGATAAGGAAGCCATTTATAGCCGATCGCAAGCCAAACAGATTATGGCGAAGTTTTTTGAAAAGTATAAGCCTAAAAGTCTGAAGAAGAAGCATATTGGTGGAAAAGCTGATTCGCCCTATTTTATTGGAACTCTAATGACCGATAATGGAAATTTTAGAACCACTTTTTTATTGAAAGGGGATGGGAATAAAGCTTTAATTCACAGGCTTAGTATAGAGCAGGAATAG
- the rlmH gene encoding 23S rRNA (pseudouridine(1915)-N(3))-methyltransferase RlmH encodes MKTTLLVIGKTDKDFVIKGIEEYQKRLVHYMPYEMKIIPDIKNTKNLSEQQQKQKEGELILAQVKSGDLLILLDEGGKEFSSTGFSQYIEQKMLSGIKNLIFVIGGPYGFSPEVYKQAQGKISLSKMTFSHQMIRMIFTEQLYRAMTILRNEPYHHV; translated from the coding sequence ATGAAAACCACATTACTTGTTATTGGAAAAACTGATAAAGACTTTGTGATAAAGGGCATAGAAGAGTATCAAAAGCGATTGGTACACTATATGCCTTACGAAATGAAAATTATTCCCGATATTAAAAACACCAAAAACCTTTCGGAACAACAACAAAAGCAAAAGGAAGGCGAACTGATTTTGGCGCAGGTAAAAAGCGGCGATCTGCTTATTCTTTTAGATGAAGGAGGTAAAGAGTTTTCATCCACAGGCTTTTCGCAGTATATCGAACAAAAGATGCTAAGTGGTATTAAAAACCTTATTTTTGTTATTGGTGGCCCCTACGGTTTCTCACCGGAAGTATACAAGCAGGCACAAGGAAAAATCTCATTATCTAAGATGACCTTTTCGCATCAAATGATTCGAATGATCTTTACTGAACAACTTTACAGAGCCATGACGATTCTGCGAAATGAGCCCTACCATCACGTTTGA
- a CDS encoding sensor histidine kinase yields the protein MKKNKFIIFLLVVLSLSLLTGILIDSQANAKKNTKNKLDHFQKVFLEKENLLDEFTGYLAETLSKQDEFIFDTDNLNTEENELKNRELSLFALEKDSLIYWSNNSINLPYSIINKNFESKVAFIDNAWFYIKKTQYKNKQLLGLILIQQEYSYENKYLKKHFAKAFDLSDSYIIQFHSDDPNAIKNKKGETLFSLEKEKDNFLFQTDFNKAVYFYFLSLLFGILLAIQIIRIKKKLWYRTIGIFIFGLLMIGLRYIMLSKGIPSVFSSMELFSPVLFASSFYFPSLGDFAINSFFIFSFIYAYTKYLPHQVLLRNKALTFSYIFLFINLLFFSLLYATINILFKNLVLDSSLSFQMFEIKSNWIYSMFGMVVLIQLFYSLILLGKLTNKSIKDKISLPLRLVAIILFFGGFTLVKTLMGMPIEWLGVLFELSLLFAIIFIEQYTKPSYSHTFFISLLLAVSIFIGNRINTYSSQKEKQVRVIESLNLSSEYSPTSETLLIELEKKIKSDTLLKKLCKRPIINENEIINLLQTRFFIGYWEQFHTQITVCSENDELNVEPDNQIRNCYEFFEEMILKNGEMIVGSNFYNLNEYDGMISYLGIIEFQSEKAKPHRLFIRLDSKSRSQGLGYPDLLLDEKVQLQATGKDYSYGKYRNGKLIASSGSFNYYLNDAGFGKSKENHAWIKRDHYTHLIYRFGENSIVLSSPEVTWLKKFITIPYVFILFYIFTIIIGFIERFPWRLRLKYSFKYRIQYSITAVLMLFFLLLGGGSVYYNIQQFNQKHNKELSEKLQIIKQEIIQDLQFKASKEVITERLQQISNLIFADIHLYDTSGKLIASSRHEIFEKKLQGQQMNFSAFYQLFYKERTHFIHKEKIGNMEYLSAYESLVDANNQRLAFINLPYFIKSQDLKSELFNLILTGINLHLFMILIAIFVSIIISNKITQPLRLIENKLQSARLGTHSAAIEYNKNDEIGSLVRVYNKMLLDLEQSAELLAQSERESAWREMARQVAHEIKNPLTPMKLSIQFLLRRYEDQSPDWGKHLKQVSETLIHQIDTLSSIATAFSNFAKMPEAKAEDLNLVDILKHALSLYKNDKHEIELKLNGIEEAMASVDREQFVRIYVNLINNAIESIPTDQDGKIIIELNEEADYWLSSVSDTGKGVDPKIKGRLFYPNFTTKSSGMGLGLAIVKNSVVQAGGEIWVESELGKGSCFYVKIPKLIKS from the coding sequence TTGAAAAAAAATAAATTCATCATCTTTTTGCTTGTTGTCCTATCCCTTTCATTACTCACCGGGATACTTATCGACTCACAAGCAAATGCTAAAAAAAACACAAAAAATAAGCTTGATCACTTTCAGAAAGTTTTTCTTGAAAAGGAAAATTTATTGGATGAATTCACAGGCTATTTGGCAGAAACTCTATCGAAACAAGATGAATTTATTTTTGATACCGACAATCTCAATACCGAAGAAAATGAACTCAAAAACAGGGAGCTCTCCCTTTTTGCTCTGGAGAAGGACAGTCTGATTTATTGGAGTAATAATTCAATCAATCTTCCCTATTCTATTATTAACAAAAATTTCGAATCAAAGGTCGCATTCATTGACAACGCATGGTTCTACATCAAAAAGACTCAATATAAAAACAAGCAACTTCTGGGATTGATTCTAATTCAGCAAGAATACTCCTACGAAAATAAGTACTTAAAAAAGCATTTTGCTAAAGCATTCGACCTTTCAGATTCATACATCATCCAATTTCATAGCGATGATCCCAATGCAATTAAAAACAAAAAAGGAGAAACACTTTTCAGCCTCGAAAAAGAAAAAGACAACTTCCTTTTCCAGACCGATTTCAATAAGGCTGTTTACTTCTATTTTCTAAGCTTATTATTCGGGATATTGTTAGCCATACAAATCATTCGAATCAAGAAGAAGTTATGGTATAGAACCATCGGCATTTTTATTTTTGGACTGCTCATGATTGGACTAAGATATATCATGCTAAGCAAAGGTATTCCCAGTGTTTTTTCGAGTATGGAACTGTTTTCACCCGTTCTTTTTGCCTCTTCGTTCTATTTCCCATCATTGGGTGATTTTGCAATAAACAGCTTTTTTATTTTTAGTTTCATTTATGCCTATACCAAATACCTTCCTCATCAGGTTTTACTTAGAAACAAGGCGCTGACCTTTAGTTATATTTTCTTATTTATCAACCTGCTATTCTTTTCGCTCTTATATGCAACCATCAATATCCTCTTCAAAAATCTGGTCTTAGATTCGAGCTTATCCTTCCAAATGTTTGAGATAAAGAGTAATTGGATCTACTCCATGTTTGGCATGGTTGTTCTGATACAACTATTCTACAGCCTCATTCTTTTGGGTAAATTAACCAATAAAAGCATTAAAGATAAAATATCACTTCCTCTAAGACTTGTAGCTATCATCCTTTTCTTTGGTGGCTTTACACTTGTTAAAACACTAATGGGAATGCCCATTGAGTGGCTGGGCGTTTTATTCGAATTATCTCTTCTATTTGCAATTATTTTCATCGAACAATACACCAAACCCAGTTATTCCCACACATTTTTTATTAGTCTCTTACTGGCCGTTTCGATATTCATTGGCAATCGCATAAACACGTATTCCAGCCAAAAAGAAAAACAAGTTCGCGTTATTGAAAGTTTAAATCTATCTTCTGAATACAGTCCCACCTCAGAAACTTTACTGATTGAACTTGAGAAAAAGATCAAATCAGACACGCTCTTAAAAAAGCTCTGTAAAAGACCAATAATCAACGAAAATGAAATTATAAATCTCCTTCAAACCCGTTTTTTTATCGGGTACTGGGAACAATTTCATACCCAAATCACCGTCTGTAGTGAAAATGATGAGTTAAACGTTGAGCCCGACAATCAGATTCGAAACTGTTATGAGTTTTTCGAAGAAATGATTCTTAAAAATGGGGAAATGATTGTGGGGAGTAATTTCTACAACTTAAATGAATACGATGGTATGATATCATACCTCGGGATAATTGAATTTCAATCCGAAAAAGCGAAACCCCATCGTCTTTTCATTCGCCTCGACTCCAAATCCAGATCACAAGGTCTAGGCTATCCGGATCTTCTTCTTGATGAGAAAGTTCAACTTCAAGCTACTGGTAAAGATTATTCCTATGGAAAATACCGTAATGGAAAACTGATTGCCTCTTCGGGTTCTTTTAACTATTACCTAAACGATGCAGGCTTTGGCAAATCAAAAGAAAACCATGCCTGGATAAAACGAGATCATTACACTCACCTCATCTACCGTTTTGGTGAGAACTCTATTGTACTTAGCTCACCAGAAGTTACTTGGCTGAAGAAATTCATTACCATTCCATATGTCTTTATTCTCTTTTATATCTTCACCATCATCATCGGTTTCATAGAACGTTTCCCTTGGCGACTGAGATTAAAATACAGTTTTAAATACCGCATACAATATTCCATAACAGCTGTATTAATGCTTTTCTTCTTGTTATTGGGAGGTGGAAGTGTATATTACAACATCCAACAATTTAACCAAAAACACAACAAGGAACTGAGTGAAAAACTTCAGATTATAAAACAAGAAATCATTCAGGACTTACAATTCAAAGCCAGTAAAGAAGTCATTACCGAAAGATTACAACAAATCTCAAACCTGATATTTGCAGACATCCATCTTTATGATACTAGTGGAAAACTAATAGCCTCTTCACGTCACGAGATATTTGAGAAAAAGCTGCAGGGCCAGCAAATGAACTTCTCGGCATTTTATCAGCTATTTTATAAAGAAAGGACCCATTTTATTCACAAAGAAAAAATTGGGAATATGGAATATCTTTCGGCCTATGAGAGCTTGGTTGATGCCAACAATCAACGCCTGGCTTTTATAAATCTACCCTATTTTATAAAAAGTCAGGATTTAAAATCAGAGCTTTTCAATTTGATTCTTACAGGTATCAACTTGCATTTGTTTATGATCCTGATAGCCATTTTTGTCTCCATAATTATCTCAAACAAGATTACACAACCCTTAAGACTCATTGAAAACAAATTGCAAAGTGCACGATTGGGCACACACAGTGCAGCCATTGAATACAACAAAAATGATGAAATAGGCAGTTTGGTTAGGGTATACAACAAGATGTTACTTGACCTGGAACAGTCAGCAGAACTTCTGGCTCAATCCGAACGAGAATCTGCATGGAGAGAAATGGCTCGTCAAGTCGCCCACGAAATTAAAAATCCTTTAACTCCAATGAAGCTAAGCATTCAGTTTCTTTTGCGTCGTTACGAGGATCAATCTCCGGATTGGGGCAAGCATCTCAAGCAAGTCAGCGAAACACTCATTCATCAGATAGATACCCTTTCGTCCATTGCAACAGCATTTTCAAATTTTGCCAAAATGCCCGAGGCAAAGGCTGAAGATTTAAACCTGGTCGACATTTTGAAACATGCGCTTTCACTTTATAAAAATGACAAACATGAGATTGAACTCAAACTAAATGGAATTGAAGAAGCCATGGCGAGTGTGGATAGAGAGCAGTTTGTTCGTATCTATGTCAACCTGATAAACAATGCCATCGAATCCATTCCAACTGATCAGGATGGAAAAATAATTATCGAATTGAATGAAGAAGCGGATTACTGGCTTAGCTCGGTTTCTGACACGGGCAAGGGCGTTGATCCTAAAATTAAAGGTCGACTTTTCTATCCAAACTTTACCACAAAATCAAGTGGAATGGGACTGGGACTCGCCATAGTTAAAAATAGCGTGGTGCAGGCTGGTGGCGAAATTTGGGTTGAATCAGAATTGGGTAAAGGAAGTTGTTTTTACGTCAAAATACCAAAACTGATCAAGAGCTAA
- a CDS encoding response regulator transcription factor has protein sequence MNNITIVVAETSYLIQKGLCAVLQSLGDNHVIHKMDKAEGLFESLNTLKPNMLILNPDLFDGNYELIKNGCAKLKACKLVIISNKNKDEGKFDEDAFLHYEDTQSKILDCLEGVKKDLERNKKVEKSDEPISAREKNILKHIALGLTNKEIADQLFISIHTVVTHRKNITQKLGIKSVSGLTVYAILNNLITMDEVK, from the coding sequence ATGAATAATATTACAATTGTTGTTGCAGAAACTTCATATCTGATTCAGAAAGGTTTATGTGCGGTTCTTCAGAGTCTGGGAGATAATCATGTCATTCATAAGATGGATAAAGCGGAAGGCCTGTTTGAAAGCCTAAACACCCTTAAACCCAATATGCTTATTCTAAACCCCGATCTTTTTGATGGGAATTATGAATTGATTAAGAATGGGTGTGCCAAATTAAAAGCGTGTAAGCTTGTGATTATTTCCAACAAAAATAAAGATGAGGGAAAATTCGATGAGGATGCTTTTTTACATTATGAGGATACACAAAGCAAGATACTTGATTGTTTGGAAGGTGTGAAAAAGGATTTGGAAAGAAATAAGAAAGTTGAAAAATCTGATGAGCCGATTAGTGCACGCGAAAAGAATATCTTAAAGCATATTGCCTTGGGACTGACCAATAAAGAAATTGCCGACCAACTTTTTATTAGTATTCATACGGTTGTGACGCATCGAAAAAATATCACCCAGAAACTGGGGATTAAGTCGGTTTCAGGTTTGACTGTTTATGCGATTCTTAATAATCTAATCACCATGGATGAGGTCAAATAA
- the der gene encoding ribosome biogenesis GTPase Der, which yields MGNIVAIVGRPNVGKSTLFNRLTGTRKAIVNETAGVTRDRNYGKADWNGTEFSLIDTGGFSVNSDDVFEDEIRKQVMLAIDESDAILFVLDVQHGITDFDEAVAKILRRTKKKVYVVANKADNSDLIFAANEFYSLGIGEVIYPISSVNGSGTGDMLDAVVADFIEKPEEDDMDLPRIAFVGRPNVGKSSTVNALLGVDRNIVTDIAGTTRDSIHTRFQGFGHDFIMVDTAGVRKKPKVNEDLEFYSVMRSIRTIESADVCVLILDATRGVEAQDLAIYDLIIKNRKGCVVMVNKWDLLTKETNTMKEFEAEIRKRLAPFNDVPIVFTSAVEKVRLIKVLESAIMVYENRVRKIKTSELNKVMLKAIENFRPPAVKGKFIQIKYVSQLPTFAPSFAFYCNLPQYIKDSYRRYLENQIRDNWDFTGVPIQIFVRKK from the coding sequence ATGGGCAATATAGTTGCAATTGTAGGTCGTCCTAATGTTGGAAAATCTACACTATTTAATCGTCTGACAGGAACACGTAAGGCGATTGTGAATGAAACAGCGGGTGTAACTCGTGACAGAAATTACGGTAAGGCTGATTGGAATGGAACGGAGTTTTCATTAATCGACACGGGTGGATTCTCAGTGAATTCGGATGACGTTTTTGAAGACGAGATTCGTAAGCAGGTGATGTTGGCAATTGATGAATCTGATGCCATTTTATTTGTATTGGATGTTCAGCACGGTATCACAGATTTCGATGAGGCTGTCGCTAAGATTTTGCGTCGCACCAAGAAAAAAGTTTACGTTGTAGCCAATAAGGCTGATAACAGCGATTTGATTTTTGCTGCCAATGAATTTTATTCTTTGGGAATAGGTGAGGTCATTTATCCAATTTCATCGGTAAACGGATCGGGAACGGGTGATATGCTTGACGCTGTAGTTGCTGATTTTATCGAGAAGCCTGAAGAAGATGATATGGATCTGCCTCGTATTGCTTTTGTGGGTCGTCCTAATGTTGGTAAATCGTCAACAGTTAATGCATTATTGGGTGTTGATCGAAATATTGTAACCGATATTGCAGGGACAACACGTGATTCAATTCATACACGTTTCCAAGGGTTTGGGCATGACTTTATCATGGTAGATACGGCTGGTGTTCGTAAAAAACCAAAGGTAAACGAAGATCTGGAGTTCTATTCAGTGATGCGATCGATTCGTACGATTGAAAGTGCGGATGTTTGTGTATTGATTTTGGATGCAACTCGTGGGGTTGAGGCTCAGGATTTAGCCATTTACGACTTGATTATTAAGAATCGTAAGGGGTGTGTTGTTATGGTAAATAAATGGGATCTTTTAACCAAAGAAACCAATACCATGAAAGAGTTTGAAGCGGAGATTCGTAAGCGTTTGGCACCTTTCAACGATGTGCCTATTGTCTTTACGTCAGCAGTTGAGAAAGTTCGTTTGATTAAAGTTTTAGAATCTGCTATTATGGTTTACGAAAATCGTGTTCGTAAGATCAAAACTTCTGAATTGAATAAGGTGATGCTTAAGGCTATTGAAAACTTTAGACCACCAGCAGTAAAAGGGAAATTTATTCAAATTAAATATGTTTCTCAATTACCAACTTTTGCACCAAGCTTTGCATTTTACTGTAACTTACCTCAGTATATTAAAGATTCGTACAGACGTTATCTAGAGAATCAGATTCGTGATAATTGGGATTTCACAGGTGTACCCATTCAGATTTTTGTAAGAAAGAAATAA
- the era gene encoding GTPase Era, whose translation MTEKVPHKSGFVNIIGNPNVGKSTLMNNLVGERISIITSKSQTTRHRIKGIVNGDDFQIVYSDTPGVLKPNYKLQESMMKYSTSALVDADIILYVTDVVETIDKNEEFLKKVQGATVPVLLILNKIDLTDQAKLLKLYDRWKEKIPQAEIFPMSAKENFNVENLFNRILELLPEGPPYFAKDEVTDLPARFFVTEIIREKVLINYDKEVPYSVEVEVEEYKEEPKIIRIMAVINVERTSQKGIIIGHKGAALKKVGTDARKDIEAFFGKKVFLQLYVKVAKDWRSKDSQLKGFGYQQ comes from the coding sequence ATGACAGAAAAAGTACCTCATAAATCAGGTTTTGTAAATATCATTGGAAATCCCAATGTTGGTAAATCAACCCTAATGAATAATTTGGTTGGTGAACGTATTTCGATTATTACCTCGAAATCGCAAACCACTCGCCACAGAATCAAAGGGATTGTAAATGGAGATGATTTCCAGATTGTATATTCAGACACACCAGGTGTATTGAAACCAAATTATAAGCTTCAGGAGTCGATGATGAAGTATTCAACCTCAGCTTTGGTTGATGCGGATATCATTCTGTATGTGACTGATGTGGTTGAAACGATCGACAAAAATGAAGAGTTTTTGAAAAAAGTTCAAGGTGCAACTGTTCCTGTTTTGTTGATTCTGAATAAAATTGACCTGACTGATCAGGCTAAACTGCTTAAGCTGTACGATCGTTGGAAAGAGAAAATTCCTCAGGCAGAAATTTTCCCTATGTCTGCCAAGGAAAATTTCAATGTAGAAAATCTATTCAACCGTATTCTTGAATTGCTTCCTGAAGGACCTCCTTATTTTGCAAAGGATGAGGTGACCGATTTGCCAGCACGTTTCTTCGTAACAGAAATTATTCGAGAGAAGGTCTTGATAAATTACGACAAGGAGGTGCCTTATAGCGTTGAGGTTGAAGTTGAGGAATATAAGGAAGAGCCAAAAATCATAAGGATTATGGCCGTTATAAATGTGGAGAGAACTTCGCAGAAAGGGATTATCATTGGTCATAAAGGAGCTGCTTTGAAAAAAGTGGGTACTGATGCCCGAAAAGATATAGAAGCATTTTTTGGAAAAAAAGTTTTCTTACAACTCTATGTGAAGGTTGCAAAAGACTGGAGAAGTAAAGATTCTCAGCTTAAGGGCTTTGGTTACCAACAGTAA